In the genome of Deltaproteobacteria bacterium, the window CGGCAGAACTCGGGGCTGGGCGCGGCGCACCTGGCCCAGGGCGACGCCCTGGAGGCCATGGAGCGCTACGATCAGGCCGCGCGCGCCTACCGGAGCGCCGTGAAGGCCTCGCCCCAGCTCGGGGAGGCCTACCGCCGTCTGGCCTCTCTCGAGAGCCGCCAGGGACGCATGGTGGAGGCCGCCGCCGCCCTCGAGCGGCTGGTCGCGCTCTCGCCGGGCGATCGCCGGGCCCAGGTCGAGCTGCTCGAGGCCTACGCCGCCGCCCCCTCCGAGGCCCGCAAGGGCCTCGACCTGGTGGATCGCCTCCTCGCCGAGGAGCCGCAGAACACCCGCTTCCTGCAGCTGAGGGCTCAGATGCAGGCCGAGGTGAAGCGCCGGCCCTCCGGGGGCCGCGCCGGCCCCGTCATCATGCGCTAGCGGGCAGCTCGAGGGAGGCCACCGCGCCGCCGCCCTCCCGGGCGTGCAGGTCGAAGGTGGCCTGCAGGACCTCGCAGGAGCGGCGCACGAGGATCAGCCCCAGGCCCATCCCCGGCGCCCCCTCGGCCTCGCCCTCGTCCTCGCCCCGGGAGAGGGCCTCGAAGGAGCGCTCGAGGGCGGCCTGCTCCGCGGCGCTGCGCGCGGGGCCCTCGTTCTCGATCTCGACGCGGTGGCCGCCCGCCGCGCCGGGCAGGACCCGGAGCCGCACGGTGGCCCCCTTCGGTGAGGCCTCGATGGCGTTGAGGAGGAGCGCCGAGGCCGCGATGCGCAGGCTGCGCTCGTCGCAGGTCGTGTGATCGGACGCCTCGCCCGCCTCGACCTCGAGCTGGGTGCCGCGCAGATCCCAGGCCCGGCGGGCCTCCCGGCAGAGCTCCTCGAGCGCCTGCCGCAGGTGGAGGGGGCGGGGCTCGGGCGGGGGAGGGGGCGCCTGCACCCGGGCCAGGTTCACCAGGTCCTCCACGAGGCGGTTCAGGCGCAGGGTGCTGCGCTCGATCGAGGCGAGGAGGCGCGCGAGGGCCTCCGG includes:
- a CDS encoding histidine kinase dimerization/phospho-acceptor domain-containing protein, whose protein sequence is MSRKSKGEALEGEALGTLLFDLAHDMRSPLLTLLGFTELAQESLHEPEALARLLASIERSTLRLNRLVEDLVNLARVQAPPPPPEPRPLHLRQALEELCREARRAWDLRGTQLEVEAGEASDHTTCDERSLRIAASALLLNAIEASPKGATVRLRVLPGAAGGHRVEIENEGPARSAAEQAALERSFEALSRGEDEGEAEGAPGMGLGLILVRRSCEVLQATFDLHAREGGGAVASLELPASA